Below is a genomic region from Streptomyces ferrugineus.
GTCACCGCCGGGTCCATGAACCAGCCGAGGCGGTCCTCGTCCCGGAGCGTGGTCTTGCCGGCGTCGTTGAGGCCGTCCTTCAGCTGTGCCCAGAGTTCGGCGACGACCTCCTCCTTGGTGCACTCCTTGGCCGTCTTGCCATACAGGATGCCCGGCTTGTCCCATTCCGAGATGATCGCGGAGAGACAGTCGTGGGCCCGGCCGTCGCCGTAGTCGCGCGAGAAGTCCCGCCCGGGCCAGAACTGGGCCTGGCCGACGGCGGTCACCGACCACGGTGAGTCGAGGCAGTTGATGTGTCCGTGCACGACGGGGGTGGGCGTGTCCAGGTAGAACATCACGCCGGTCATCCAGTCGGTCTCCAGGGCGTCGCAGCGCGCGAGCTGCGGGTCGGCCGCGCGCAGTCCCGAGCCCCAAGTCAGACGGGCGTGCTCCACCGGGAGTGCGGACACGTAGTGGTCGGCGGTGACCGTGCGTTCGTCGCCGCCGTCGCGGGCCGAGACGCGGACGCCGGTGACGCGTCCGGCGTCGTAGCGGACCTCGCGGACCTGGGTGCCCGGGACGAACTCGACGCCGAGGGAGCGCAGGTGCCGCTCCCAGGGGTCGATCCAGGCCTCGCTGGTGGGGGCGTTGAGGACGCGGTCGATGTCGGCGTCGCCGTCCATGCCGCGGCCGAGCAGGCCCCACAGGAGCAGGGCCTCGATGATGACGCGGCCGACGGTGCGGGTGGAGGCCACCTCCGCGCGTGTGGCGACCAGGTTGCGGGTCTGGCCGACGCCGAGGACGGTCCGGTACTCCTCGCTCATCTCCTCGGCGCGGATGAAGGCCCACCAGGCGACCTTCTCCCAGTGCTCCTCGCGGCGGGCGTCGCAGCTGGTGAGGTGGACCAGGAGGCGGTCGGCGAAGTAGGCGGCCTCGTGGGCCGGCAGGCGGGTGCCGAGGTCCAGGACCGACAGGATCTGGTCGCGGATCCAGCCTGGGGTGAGGTCGCCGGGGCGGGGCGGGGTGGTGCCGCGGCGCAGCGGGAAGTGCAGGTCGGGGCGGCCGCCTGCGCGGGCGAACAGGGCCTCGGTGCCGCTGACGAGGTTGTCGTGGACGCCGTGCGCGTTGCCGGGGACGGGGATGCGGCGCATGGTGTCCGGCAGGTTCCGGTAGAAGCCGGGGAAGAAGCGGAAGCCGTGCTCGGCGGGGAGGTCGGCGCGACCGCCGGCCGCCGTGCCGGGGACGGGCATCGAGCGGGCCTTGCCGCCGAGGGCGTCGTAGTACTCGTAGACGGTGACGGCGTAGCCGCGTTCGGCGAGTTCGTGGGCGGCGCTCAGGCCGGAGACCCCGCCGCCGAGGACGGCGACCCGCTTGCCCGCCGCCGCCTTCGCGCTTCCCGCGGGCCATAAGGCGAGGGCGCCGGCGACTCCCCCGGCACCGGCCAGAAAGCGTCTGCGGGTGTGGCCGGACGGTGTGTGACCTGTCTTCTCCTGGGGCGTCTGCGTGTGTTCTGTTGTCATGAGTCCCGGAGGGTAGGGAGGGTGCGCGGAGGCCGGAAGCCCGTTTCACGCCCGGCCACAGCATCCTCACAACCCGCGACAGCAGAAGGACAGAAGGAGAGAACAGCGATGCCGAGCGTTTTCGTACAAGGCAGGCCCGTCGAGTCGTATCCGCCGCTCGCGCCCGAGGCCCGGCGCGGGTCGGTGCGCAGGATCACCGAGGTGGGTGAGGAGGTACTGCACAAGCCGTGCCGGGACGTGACCGAGTTCGGGCCCGATCTCGCCGCGCTCATTGACGACATGTTCCTGACGATGTACATCGCCGAGGGAGCCGGACTCGCGGCGAACCAAGTCGGCGTGGATCTGCGGCTGTTCGTGTACGACTGTCCGGACGACGACGGGGCCCGGCATGTCGGGCACATCGTCAACCCGGTGCTGGAGCCGCTCGCGGCCTCGGACCGGCGGCTGCTGGACGACACGGAGGGCTGTCTGTCCGTGCCGGGCGCCGTGATGGACGTACCGCGTCCGGACCGGGCCGTGGTGCGCGGGCTCGACAAGGACGGCGCGCCGCTCGTGATCGAGGGCACGGGCTACTTCGCCCGCTGCCTCGCCCACGAGACCGACCATGTCAACGGCCACGTCTATCTGGACCGGCTGTCCAAGCGGGAGCGGAAGGACGCGCTGCGGCAGTCGGCGGACCGGCGCGAGGAGGTCTTCGCCCGCCGGACCGTCAGGGCCTCGGCCCTCAGCGGCTGATCGCACCGCCACACCGAAACGCGTGCCGGGTGCCGCTCCCGCTGGAGCGGCACCCGGCAGCGCACGAGGGTACGTCAGGCGGTGGTGCCGCCACCCTGCCCCGCCGCCCGCCGGCGCAGGTACAGCACAAGGCCTGCTCCCAGGCCGAGCGCGAGCACCGCGCCCCCGGCGATCAGCGTCACGCCGCCGGCACCGGTAAGGGCCAGACCGCCGTCGGTGTCGGTTCCCGTGTCACCGCCGGAGGTGTCGCCTCCCGTGCCGCCGCTGGAGGAGCCGGAGCCGCCGTCCGTGCCGGAGGAGGAACCGCCGCCCGTCGTGCCGCCGTTCGACGTGCCGCCGTCGGACGAGCCGGTGCCGCCGTTCGTCGACTGGCCGGTGCCGTTGAGCACGATCCAGGCCGAGTCGTTGGACTTGTCGGACTCGCGCGGGTTGTCCCAGTCGGGCAGCGCCACCTTCGCCTTGGCGTTCTGCACCACCCGGTCGATGCGCAGGTCGAACGGGAAGGTCAGCCGGGCGTCCTCCAGCAGCGGGGTGTCCACGAAGCAGAGGTAGCCCTTGGTGTTCTCGGCGATGTCCGTCTCACGGCAGGCTTCGGGAGCCTTGGTGACCTTCGCCCCCTCGGGGACCTCCACCGTGAAGCCGATCGGCTCACCGCCCGAGCGCAGGGCGCTGATCCAGGCCGGACCGTTGTTGCGGAAGCCGAGCTTCGCCGTGACGGTGTCACCCGCCGCGCCCTTGAGCGACGCGCCGGTCAGCTCCAGGTCGTACTGGTTCGTCGCGGGCAGGTCCAGCTCGGCGTAGCGGGTGTAGTCCGCCGGGTCGGCTCCGGGGACCTCCGTCAGCTTCAGGTCCGGGCCGCTGCCGGGCCGGTAGTCCTTGGCCTCGCGCAGGCTCTTCGCCTCGGCCGGGCTGACCGCGCTGAAGCCGTAGTTGAAGATGTCGAACAGGGCGAAGTCGGCGGTCTTCACCTTCAGCGGCTCGGTCAGCGCGTACGCCGTCCCCGCCTTGATGGTGTCGGGGAAGGTGCAGATCGCCTCGGTGCCCTGGTGCAGCAGGGGTCCCGTGGTCACTTCGGCGTAGGCGCAGTTGCCGTACGAGTCGGGGAAGGACAGGCCGCGGGAGCCGTGGAAGCGCAGTACCGCGCCTTCGGAGTCCATGGCGCCCTTGTTGCGCAGGCCCACGGGCGCCTCATAGGTGTCGCCGGCCTCGAGGTCCTTCGGCAGCGACAGCTCGCGGTTGACGAACTCGGCGCCGCCCACCAGCACGTCGATGTCGAGCGGCGTGAAGTCCAGCCCCTCGCCCTCGCCGGTGACCTTGATGGTGCCGAAGTCGCCGGCCGCGCTGTCGTCGTTGACGTCGACACGGATGTCGCCGACGCGGTTGTACGTCTCACCGGCGTACAGCTCGTAGCCGTCGCAGACCGCGACGAGGCCGTCGGCGTCGCAGGGCAGCTTGACGGAGGCGACGCCCGCGAGTTCGGAGGCGTCGATGCGTATCTTGTAGTCGCCGGTGAAGACGGTCGGGATGTTCCCGTCGCCCTCGAACTCCTCACCCGGGACGTTCAGTCGCAGCTGGACCTGCGGCTCCGTGGCGTCTCCGTTGTCGGAGTCGAGCGACAGGTCGACCCGGTTCTCGCCGGTGATCGTCACGGGCAGGGGCGCGTCCGCGGCCTGGGCGGTGCCCGCGAGACCGACGGCGGCCAGCCCCGTGGCGGCCAGCAGCCCCACGGATCTGAGCGGCCAGGTCCGCCGTACTGACTGGAGGGTCATCGAGTGCTCTCTCGTCGATGGGAGGGTGCCCGGGCGGGCACACACCCTTCGACCTGAGCCGGCGTCGATGCGTTGTCCACGGATGCATCACAGCAGGGTCACATTCCCGCAAACACCACCGGCCTCGACCACATCAAGGAACCCAAAGAACCCAGGGAACCCAAGAAACCCTTCACGCCTTCGGCGCCACCTTGCTCAGCCCGTTGATGATCCGGTCCATCGCGTCGCCGCCGGTCGGGTCCGTGAGGTTCGCGAGCAGCTTCAGCGTGAACTTCATCAGCAGCGGGTGGGTCAGACCGCGCTGGGTCGCGACCTTCATGACCTTCGGGTTGCCGATGAGCTTCACGAAGGCGCGGCCCATCGTGTAATAGCCGCCGTAGGTGTCCTTCAGGACCCGCGGGTAGCGCTGCAAGGCCAGTTCGCGCCCCGCGGGCGTCGAGCGGGCGTGGGCCTGGACGATGACGTCGGCGGCGATCTGGCCGGACTCCATGGCGTAGGCGATGCCCTCGCCGTTGAAGGGGTTCACCAGGCCGCCGGCGTCGCCGACGAGCAGCAGGCCCTTGGTGTAGTGCGGTTGGCGGTTGAAGGCCATCGGCAGGGCGGCGCCGCGGATGGGACCGGTCATGTTCTCCGGGGTGTAGCCCCAGTCCTCCGGCATCGACGCGCACCAGGCCTTCAGGACCTCGCGCCAGTCCAGCTCCTTGAAGGAGTCGGAGGTGTTGAGGACGCCCAGGCCGACGTTCGAGGTGCCGTCGCCCATGCCGAAGATCCAGCCGTAGCCGGGGAGCAGGCGGTCCTCTCCCGGGCCTCGGCGGTCCCACAGTTCCAGCCAGGACTCCAGGTAGTCGTCTTCGTGGCGGGGGCTTTCGAAGTACGTCCGTACGGCCACGCCCATCGGGCGGTCCTCACGGCGGTGCAGGCCCATCGCCAGGGACAGGCGGGTGGAGTTGCCGTCGGCGGCCACGACCAGCGGGGCGTGGAAGGTGACCTCGCGCTTGTCCTCGCCGAGCTTGGCGCGGACGCCGGTGATCCGGCCGGTGCGGTCGTCGACGATCGGGGCGCCGACGTTGCAGCGCTCGTGGAGCCGGGCGCCGGCCTTCTGGGCCTGGCGGGCGAGTTGCTCGTCGAAGTCGTCGCGCTTGCGGACGAGGCCGTAGTCGGGGAAGGAGGCGAGATCCGGCCAGTCCAGCTGGAGCCGTACGCCGCCGCCGATGATCCGCAGGCCCTTGTTGCGCAGCCAGCCGGCTTCCTCGGAGATGTCGATGCCCATCGCCACGAGCTGCTTGACCGCGCGCGGGGTCAGGCCGTCGCCGCAGACCTTCTCCCTGGGGAACTCGGTCTTCTCCAGCAGGAGTACGTCGAGGCCGGACCTGGCGAGGTGGTACGCCGTCGTGGAGCCGGCTGGTCCCGCGCCGACGACGATGACATCGGCGGTGTTTTCGGAGAGGGGCTCGGTCACGGCGGGATCTCCCCAAGGTTCGAAATCTGCGTGCCGACCGGCACTGGACATGGGCAGTCTATTCAGCAGCAGTGATCACCCGGCCGAAGGGATGCCTCCGTGAACCGAACTCTCCCCGTGGTGCGGCTGCGTGTCCCGACCGACGAGGACGCCGTCGCCTGGCACCGGGTCTTCGCCCACCCCGATGTCATGGAGTTCCACGGCGGCAAGGCAGCGGAGCTGTCGGTCTACGAGGAGCTCACCGCCCGGCAGCGCCGGCACGACGCCGAACTCGGGTTCTGCCTGTGGACCATGCTCGATGAGAACGATCAGGTCGTGGGCTTCACGGGCGCCCAGCCGTGGCCGCGGGACTGGGGCCCGAAGGGCGAGATCGAGATCGGCTGGCGGCTCGGCCGGGAGTACTGGGGCAAGGGGTACGCCACGACGGCCGCGCGGGTGGCCCTGGAACGGGTCCGGGCGGCAGGGGTGAGGAGCGTGGTGGCCATGGTGGACGCGCGCAACGCCCGCTCCATCGCGGTCACTCAACGACTGGACATGCACCTGACCGAGACCTTCACGACCCCCGTGACCGAGGCGACGGGCCTCTGCTACCGCCTCAATCTGTGACGCTCGGTAATCGACTGTCACAGACAGAAACCTGACGCTTCCGGACGGCACCCCCGGGCGGTTACCCTGCCAGTACCGCTGGGGGTGACATCTGTGCGCATAACACCCAAAACGCCCGAGGTGCGAGTGCCGAGACTCGTCGGACTGATGGCCATGGACGCGCGCGAGGCGGCCAAGTCGCACGGCCTGTTCCTGAACGCGCCGGACCGGCCGGACTTCCACCTCACCGTCGTCGACTATGTCGTACGCCAGTACCCCCAGCCCGGTGCCGAGGTGCCGCGGGACTCGATGGTCTACATCTGGTTCGACTTCGGCGAGGGTGAGGGCGGCGGAGGCGTACGCGAGCCACGCATACCGCGGCCGCCCTCCGGTGGGCTGCAACGCGAACTCGACGAGCCCGGAGACCCGTACCCCGTGGTCAGCTCTGCTTGAAGCCCCGGTGCAGGGCCACGACCCCGCCGGTCAGGTTGCGCCAGGCCACCTTCGACCAGCCCGCCTTGCGCAGCCGCTCGGCCAGGGCCGGCTGGTCGGGCCAGGCGCGGATGGACTCGGCGAGATAGACGTAGGCGTCGGGGTTCGAGGACACCGTGCGCGCGACCGGAGGCAGGGCGCGCATCAGGTACTCGGTGTAGACGGTGCGGAAGGGCGCCCAGGTCGGGTGCGAGAACTCGCAGATCACGACCCGGCCGCCGGGCCGCGTCACCCGGTGCATCTCGCGCAGCGCGGCGTCGAAGTCCTGGACGTTGCGCAGCCCGAAGGAGATCGTCACGGCGTCGAAGGTGTCGTCCTTGAACGGCAGCCTCGTCGCGTCGCCCGCCGTGAACGGCAGCCAGGTGTGCTTGCGCTTGCCGACCTGGAGCATGCCGAGCGAGAAGTCGCAGGGCACCACGTAGGCGCCGGTCCGCGCGAAGGGCAGCGAAGAGGTGGCCGTGCCCGCGGCCAGGTCGAGGATCTTCTGCGCGGGGCCGGCGTCGACGGCCTTCGCGACCTCCTTGCGCCATCTGCGGTCCTGGCCGAGCGACAGCACGTCGTTGGTCAGGTCGTACCGTTCCGCCACGTTGTCGAACATCGAGGCGACTTCGTGCGGCTGCTTGTCCAGGGATGCGCGGGTCACGGGCCCATTGTGGCAGTACGGCCGCCCGGCACGAGCTCCGGCTTCTTCTTCGCCGCCACGTCCTCCACCCATCCGCACGCGAGGACGAACACCGCGATCAGGATCCAGCCGACGCCGAACATGAACCACTGGCTCCCCAGCGGCAGGTACGTCTCGAACGCGGGCACGTTCCAGAACCGGTCGATCAGCGGGACGGCGAGGATCAGGGCGATCTCGTGCCAGAGGTAGATCGTCACGGCACGGGCGTTGAAGATCGTCACGAGGCGGTCGAGGAGCCGGAAGCGGGCAAGCCATGCGAAGTCGATCCGGAAGTACTCCTTCGCGTACATCAGGAGCGTGACGTAGCCCGCCGACCAGAAGGCCTGCGCGAGCGGGATGTCGTCCAGGTCGTACGAACCCGTCTCGGCCTGGTGCGTGAAGGCGTACCAGCCGCCGTACGCGATCGCCGCGAGGGAGAGGGCCACGACGGCGACGGGCCGCAGGCGGCGCAGGACGCCGTCGCGGTGCGCGAAGCCGAGGATCCAGCAGAAGGAGAAGACGGCGAGGTCGGTGAGCGCGCTGCCGAGGCGGTCGTCCGGGGGCTCCCACAGGAAGTGGCAGACCAGGATCGGGGCGAGGGACAGGACCAGCACCGCCACCGGGGCCAGGCGGAACACACGCAGCAGCAGCGGGGACAGCAGGACGAACCACAGGTACGTCCGCAGGTACCAGAGGATCTCCCAGGCCTGCTCGCCCCACGCGTCGCCCGGCGGGTCGCCGAGCGGCACGATCCAGTAGACGATCTGCCAGCCCGGCATCCAGTCGTGGATCAGCATCGCCACGACCACGAAGACGCCCCAGAACCAGAAGGGCGGCAGGAGGCGGCGCAGACGGCTGCGGACCACCTTCGCCGCAGGACGCTCCAGGGACTTCGCCATGAGGGTGCCGGCCAGGGCGAACATGACCCCCATGGAGGGGAAGACCATGCCGGCCCAGGCCCAGCCGAAGGTGTGGTACGTCACCACCCTGACGAGAGCCACCGCCCTGAGGGTGTCGAAATAGCGGTCACGTACGGGGGCACCGGCCGCGGGCGGAGTGACCGGGACCGCCACCCTGCTGTGCGCCCCCATCAGCTCACCCCTGCCGGCGTCCCCACTTCACCCGTCCGCTTCAGCTTCTGCCAGCGCAGGCGGCCGCCGGTCATGGCCGTGATGCAGGAGTGGATCAGGACCAGGTACATCATCTGGCGGTAGGCGAGCTGCTGGAGCGGCATCATCAGCAGATAGCGGTACTTCTCGCGATCGAGGCGGAAGGCGTACGCCGCGCACAGCAGTTGCACCGCCAGCACCACGAGCCAGGCCAGCAGGGCCGCCGTGAAGTCGACGAAGATCATCGAGTAGACGGTGAAGACGTCGATCAGCGGGGCGAAGACCGGCGTGACGATCTGGAAGATCACGACCAGCGGCATGCCGACCCGGCCGAAGCGGCCCGAAGGCCCCTTGTCCGTCAGCGACTTGCGGTGCTTCCACAGCGCCTGCATGGTGCCGTACGACCAGCGGTAGCGCTGCGACCACAGCTGCTTGAGCGAACCGGGCGCCTCCGTCCACGCGCGCGCGTGCTCCTGGTAGACGACCCGCCGGCCCGCGCGGTGCATGGCGATGGTGATGTCGGTGTCCTCGGCGAGCGTGTCCTCGCTCATGCCGCCGACCTGAAGCACCGCCTCGCGGCGGAAGGCGCCGATCGCGCCGGGGATGGTCGGCATGCAGCGCAGCAGGTCGTACATGCGCCGGTCGAGGTTGAAACCCATCACGTACTCGATGTGCTGCCAGGCTCCGATGACCGTGTCGCGGTTGCCGACCTTGGCGTTGCCGGCGACCGCGCCGACCTCGGGATCGGCGAAGGGCCGCACCAGCTGCCGTACGGTGTCCGGCTCGAAGACGGTGTCGCCGTCCATCATCACGACGATGTCGTGACTGGCGCTGCGCACTCCGTTGTTCAGCGCCGCCGGCTTGCCCGCGTTCTCCTGGCGGATGACGCGGACGTTGGTCATGCCGAGTTCGTGGGCGGCGCGCCGGGCGATCTCGGACGTACCGTCGGTCGAGCCGTCGTCGACCACGATGATCTCGATCGGATGGGTGCTCTTCGACAGCGACGCGAGGGTGTTGGCGATGCACTCCTTCTCGTTGTACGCCGGGACGATCACGCTCACCGGTTGGTGGACCGGCGGTCCCCAGCTGAACCGGCGCCTGTTGCGCTGCCGGTGGTGGCGCCGGGCGAGGATCAGCATCATGCCGAAGCGGCCCATGACGGCGACGCCGACGACGAGAAGGCCGACCGACAGCATCGGCACCGCCCACTCGGCGACGGCCACGGCACCGATCAGCGCCTTGCCCTCGTAGAGGGTCGCGCCGGTGGCGGCGCGGTGGGCGGCCTGGAGGTTCCCTTCCGCGGCCTGGTTCCCCTCAGCGGCCCGTCCGCCCGGGACCGGCTGCGCGGGGCCGCCGGCCTGCTGACCGTTCGCCGCCGCCTCTTGCTGGAGGACGCCGCTGATCGTGGTGAAGGTGTATCCCTTCGCCCGCATCTTCTCGATGTACTTCGGCAGCGCCTCGATCGTCTGCGACCGCTCGCCGCCCGCGTCGTGGAAGAGGACGGACGCGCCGTCG
It encodes:
- a CDS encoding acyltransferase family protein is translated as MGAHSRVAVPVTPPAAGAPVRDRYFDTLRAVALVRVVTYHTFGWAWAGMVFPSMGVMFALAGTLMAKSLERPAAKVVRSRLRRLLPPFWFWGVFVVVAMLIHDWMPGWQIVYWIVPLGDPPGDAWGEQAWEILWYLRTYLWFVLLSPLLLRVFRLAPVAVLVLSLAPILVCHFLWEPPDDRLGSALTDLAVFSFCWILGFAHRDGVLRRLRPVAVVALSLAAIAYGGWYAFTHQAETGSYDLDDIPLAQAFWSAGYVTLLMYAKEYFRIDFAWLARFRLLDRLVTIFNARAVTIYLWHEIALILAVPLIDRFWNVPAFETYLPLGSQWFMFGVGWILIAVFVLACGWVEDVAAKKKPELVPGGRTATMGP
- a CDS encoding bifunctional polysaccharide deacetylase/glycosyltransferase family 2 protein, with protein sequence MTTTTPSRRRRRAPSRIERVAGKAAALQKPRVILAGLLLLALTSVMLLDGYLRAEVGGDQRVRTGASSSKVPDEILDGGPILTFRAGQATPVSVPDKTIALTFDDGPNPTWTPQVLQILKKYDVPATFFVVGSMVSRYPSIVADMVDEGNEVGIHTFTHVDLSYQSDARVNREMQQTQLALAGAAGITTTLFRAPYSSETDAIDNYSWPVYQKLGEDGYTSVFVDTDSDDWKRPGVSKIIEWATPDDGDGASVLFHDAGGERSQTIEALPKYIEKMRAKGYTFTTISGVLQQEAAANGQQAGGPAQPVPGGRAAEGNQAAEGNLQAAHRAATGATLYEGKALIGAVAVAEWAVPMLSVGLLVVGVAVMGRFGMMLILARRHHRQRNRRRFSWGPPVHQPVSVIVPAYNEKECIANTLASLSKSTHPIEIIVVDDGSTDGTSEIARRAAHELGMTNVRVIRQENAGKPAALNNGVRSASHDIVVMMDGDTVFEPDTVRQLVRPFADPEVGAVAGNAKVGNRDTVIGAWQHIEYVMGFNLDRRMYDLLRCMPTIPGAIGAFRREAVLQVGGMSEDTLAEDTDITIAMHRAGRRVVYQEHARAWTEAPGSLKQLWSQRYRWSYGTMQALWKHRKSLTDKGPSGRFGRVGMPLVVIFQIVTPVFAPLIDVFTVYSMIFVDFTAALLAWLVVLAVQLLCAAYAFRLDREKYRYLLMMPLQQLAYRQMMYLVLIHSCITAMTGGRLRWQKLKRTGEVGTPAGVS
- a CDS encoding geranylgeranyl reductase family protein, which produces MSSAGRHADFEPWGDPAVTEPLSENTADVIVVGAGPAGSTTAYHLARSGLDVLLLEKTEFPREKVCGDGLTPRAVKQLVAMGIDISEEAGWLRNKGLRIIGGGVRLQLDWPDLASFPDYGLVRKRDDFDEQLARQAQKAGARLHERCNVGAPIVDDRTGRITGVRAKLGEDKREVTFHAPLVVAADGNSTRLSLAMGLHRREDRPMGVAVRTYFESPRHEDDYLESWLELWDRRGPGEDRLLPGYGWIFGMGDGTSNVGLGVLNTSDSFKELDWREVLKAWCASMPEDWGYTPENMTGPIRGAALPMAFNRQPHYTKGLLLVGDAGGLVNPFNGEGIAYAMESGQIAADVIVQAHARSTPAGRELALQRYPRVLKDTYGGYYTMGRAFVKLIGNPKVMKVATQRGLTHPLLMKFTLKLLANLTDPTGGDAMDRIINGLSKVAPKA
- a CDS encoding GNAT family N-acetyltransferase — its product is MNRTLPVVRLRVPTDEDAVAWHRVFAHPDVMEFHGGKAAELSVYEELTARQRRHDAELGFCLWTMLDENDQVVGFTGAQPWPRDWGPKGEIEIGWRLGREYWGKGYATTAARVALERVRAAGVRSVVAMVDARNARSIAVTQRLDMHLTETFTTPVTEATGLCYRLNL
- a CDS encoding PASTA domain-containing protein, with translation MRVPRLVGLMAMDAREAAKSHGLFLNAPDRPDFHLTVVDYVVRQYPQPGAEVPRDSMVYIWFDFGEGEGGGGVREPRIPRPPSGGLQRELDEPGDPYPVVSSA
- the def gene encoding peptide deformylase; translation: MPSVFVQGRPVESYPPLAPEARRGSVRRITEVGEEVLHKPCRDVTEFGPDLAALIDDMFLTMYIAEGAGLAANQVGVDLRLFVYDCPDDDGARHVGHIVNPVLEPLAASDRRLLDDTEGCLSVPGAVMDVPRPDRAVVRGLDKDGAPLVIEGTGYFARCLAHETDHVNGHVYLDRLSKRERKDALRQSADRREEVFARRTVRASALSG
- a CDS encoding demethylmenaquinone methyltransferase, yielding MTRASLDKQPHEVASMFDNVAERYDLTNDVLSLGQDRRWRKEVAKAVDAGPAQKILDLAAGTATSSLPFARTGAYVVPCDFSLGMLQVGKRKHTWLPFTAGDATRLPFKDDTFDAVTISFGLRNVQDFDAALREMHRVTRPGGRVVICEFSHPTWAPFRTVYTEYLMRALPPVARTVSSNPDAYVYLAESIRAWPDQPALAERLRKAGWSKVAWRNLTGGVVALHRGFKQS
- a CDS encoding hydroxysqualene dehydroxylase, with product MTTEHTQTPQEKTGHTPSGHTRRRFLAGAGGVAGALALWPAGSAKAAAGKRVAVLGGGVSGLSAAHELAERGYAVTVYEYYDALGGKARSMPVPGTAAGGRADLPAEHGFRFFPGFYRNLPDTMRRIPVPGNAHGVHDNLVSGTEALFARAGGRPDLHFPLRRGTTPPRPGDLTPGWIRDQILSVLDLGTRLPAHEAAYFADRLLVHLTSCDARREEHWEKVAWWAFIRAEEMSEEYRTVLGVGQTRNLVATRAEVASTRTVGRVIIEALLLWGLLGRGMDGDADIDRVLNAPTSEAWIDPWERHLRSLGVEFVPGTQVREVRYDAGRVTGVRVSARDGGDERTVTADHYVSALPVEHARLTWGSGLRAADPQLARCDALETDWMTGVMFYLDTPTPVVHGHINCLDSPWSVTAVGQAQFWPGRDFSRDYGDGRAHDCLSAIISEWDKPGILYGKTAKECTKEEVVAELWAQLKDGLNDAGKTTLRDEDRLGWFMDPAVTGLGGPEPRNREQLLIHPTGTLYNRPTARTRVPNFFLAGDYVRTDVDLATMEGANESARLAVNALLDADNSGAERCEIWELYRPPELEPLKRVDEVRYRLGLPNTFDLG